In a genomic window of Rhopalosiphum maidis isolate BTI-1 chromosome 4, ASM367621v3, whole genome shotgun sequence:
- the LOC113548368 gene encoding uncharacterized protein LOC113548368 — protein MGDSVDNYINATESDIMIKRQMIRAEFYNTYDVMTGIRIASTLGGFFLMMVLLVLYKSKCKTRSLSDQHLEAVIKAAVDQEEQLAALAKRSSSSSYCSGHGLCRCSPRYSMTENSVADCNNWNRKTKTYLSETQYHPYSTLSQTSNKFMKSSVLEYSFEEDENDNMDNDDIEDGCSNNGYRVAKWLEVPCDQKWIPRGNSAITVSSNDTSYLEARGSSLIVGQPPSPLNHPPPAGYPPWEFYYPIDIQVIQPTPCMSPNGGSQESFSDVPRHTEQLLPAASERFRKPPQPPRKTVSSSSSMAAPIASIRTSCSSCSDDAASTATTVNSSVFVDECCCATASSPPPAQSSQIHDNDFDDGVSLASQLTAAEPAKAYCARRYSPPPTTNRGNGTYRIDGDRDAAKTVGGAAVSAVRSHHDFNRRPQQPSAVGRNVIVVQADVNPVADSIVNANSLSGSLRALYDASKETLF, from the exons ATGGGAGATAGCGTCGATAACTACATAAATGCCACTGAATCTGACATCATGATTAAAAGACAAATGATTAGAGccgaattttataatacttacgaTGTGATGACtgga attaGAATTGCATCCACTTTGggaggattttttttaatgatggtCCTATTAGTATTGTACAAGAGTAAATGTAAAACTCGATCCCTTTCTGACCAACATCTCGAAGCGGTCATTAAAGCGGCTGTAGACCAAGAAGAACAACTTGCTGCTTTGGCTAAAAGAAGTTCTAGCTCTAGCTATTGCTCTGGACATGGTCTTTGTAGATGTTCTccga GATATAGTATGACTGAAAACAGTGTTGCTGATTGCAATAATTGGAACCGTAAAACTAAGACCTACCTGTCTGAAACTCAATATCATCCATATTCGACTTTATCTCAAACCAGCaacaaatttatgaaatcATCAGTATTAGAATACTCTTTCGAAGAG gACGAAAACGATAATATGGATAATGATGATATTGAAGACGGGTGTAGCAACAATGGTTACCGTGTAGCTAAATGGCTGGAAGTACCATGTGACCAAAAGTGGATTCCAAGAGGAAATAGTGCTATAACAGTCAGTAGCAACGATACAAGTTATTTGGAAGCTAGAGGATCATCGTTGATTGTTGGACAGCCACCGTCTCCATTGAACCACCCACCACCTGCCGGTTACCCACCGTGGGAGTTCTACTACCCCATCGACATACAA GTGATCCAGCCAACGCCGTGCATGTCACCGAACGGCGGCAGCCAGGAAAGTTTCTCGGACGTGCCCAGGCACACCGAACAGCTGTTGCCGGCCGCGTCCGAGCGGTTCCGGAAACCGCCGCAGCCGCCGCGGAAGACGGTGTCGTCCTCGTCGTCGATGGCGGCGCCCATCGCCAGCATCCGGACGTCGTGCAGCAGTTGCAGCGACGACGCCGCTTCCACCGCCACCACGGTCAACTCGTCCGTGTTCGTCGACGAGTGTTGCTGCGCGACCGCGTCGTCACCGCCACCGGCGCAGTCGTCGCAGATCCACGACAACGACTTCGACGACGGCGTGTCGTTAGCGTCACAGCTGACCGCCGCCGAACCGGCAAAAG CATATTGTGCGAGGCGATACTCACCGCCGCCGACCACTAACCGCGGTAACGGCACTTATCGAATCGACGGCGATCGCGACGCGGCTAAAACAGTTGGAGGTGCCGCCGTGTCTGCGGTCAGATCGCACCACGATTTCAACCGCAGGCCGCAGCAACCGTCGGCAGTCGGCCGAAACGTGATCGTTGTCCAGGCGGACGTCAACCCCGTAGCCGACTCGATCGTCAACGCCAACTCATTATCAGGGTCTTTACGCGCGCTTTACGACGCGTCTAAAGAAACATTGTTCTAG